Within Williamwhitmania taraxaci, the genomic segment AAAAAGAAGCAGCTATCTACCAGATGGTTGATTCGGTGCAAAATGTACCGATATACAAGACCTTTGTAGATATTATAAATATGGTGGTAAACTACTACTATGTGGTGGGATACTTCGAAATTGGACCATATTTCAAGACCTATTCATTCAACGAAATTGAGGGGAATAGATTTAGGGTGAGCGGACGAACCTCAAACAAGTTTAGTAAAAAGGTAATGGTTAGTGGCTTCACCGCATACGGAGACAAGGACAATCGGTTTAAGTATGGAGGCGATGTGCTCTGGATTATTAGCAAAAGCCCACGAATATCAGCCACCATCGCATACAAAGAGGACATTGAACAACTTGGGCAAAGCAAATACGCATTGACTGAGGATAACATCGTAACCTCTTTTCTACGCCGCAACCCCAACTATAAGCTATCGCTCGTTAAGGAATTTTCAATTAGTTACGAAAAAGAGTGGTTCCATGGATTCTCCAACGCCATTACTGTTACGCAACGCCGACTCTACCCCACTGTCTATATCCCTTTTGAATTCTCGGATGGGAGCGGTTCGCTTTCGGAGTTATCTACAACTACCGTAAACCTGAATACAAGGTGGTATAAGGGAGAAAAATTTTTGATGGGGCAATTCGACCGCGTAAGCCTTGGAAGCGACAAACCCATTGTTAACCTAGACCTTACTGCTGGCCTAAAAGATATATTCAACAGCAAATACGAATTCTACAAAGCTCACATCAATCTGTTTTATAAGGTAAATATCAATCCATTCGGCTATTCTAGAATCATTCTTGATGGCGGGAAAATTTTCGGAAAAATCCCCTACCCACTACTCCACCTCCATGAGGGCAATGAAACTTATGCATTTGATCGCTACGCATTCAACATGATGAACTACTATGAGTTTGCCAGCGATCAATACGTTAGTTTATTTGTAGAACACCATTTTCAAGGATTTTTCCTAAACAGATTACCCCTATTTAAAAAGCTTAAGTGGAGGGAAGTAGTTTCAGGAAAAGGTCTTATTGGCACTCTCGACAAAAAGAACTTAGACGTGATGAAATTTCCACTTGGGCTAACCGATGTATCAAAACCATACTTTGAGGTGAGCGCCGGGGTAGAAAACATCTTCAAAGTTATTCGCATAGATGCCATGTGGCGCTTAAGCTATCTTGACAATCCCAACATTGAAAAATTCGGTATTCGAGTAGGCTTACAGATAATTTTCTAACTTTAAACCAAAATTTTCGAACCATAGCCATGAAGCTTTATACACAAAATCTGGTAAAAAGATATCACTCCCGCACCGTTGTGAACGGAGTTTCGGTAGAGGTAAATCAAGGCGAAATTGTGGGATTGCTTGGACCTAACGGTGCAGGAAAAACCACGACATTCTACATGACTGTAGGCCTAATTAAACCGAATGAGGGAAAGATCTTTCTGGATGATTTAGACATTACCAACGACCCAGTATATAAACGCGCCCAGCGGGGCATTGGATATTTAGCTCAAGAACCATCCGTATTCCGAAAGATGAGCGTTGAAGACAACATCCGTTCTGTATTGGAGATGTCGGACATGAGCAAAGTTGATCAGCACGAAAAGGTAGAAAGCCTGCTCGAGGAGTTTGGTTTGCAAAAAATTCGAAAAAGTCTAGGCATACAGCTTTCAGGTGGTGAGCGCAGGCGTACCGAGATTGCACGGGCTCTGGCCATCGATCCAAAATTTATTTTGCTCGACGAACCCTTTGCCGGTGTTGATCCCATCGCCGTAGAGGATATCCAAACCATCGTAGCCAAGCTCAAGAGCAAGAATATTGGAATTCTGATTACAGACCATAACGTTCACGAAACGTTATCGATAACCGACAGGGCATACCTGCTTTTTGAAGGGAAAATCCTCTGTTCTGGAAGTGCTCAAGAACTCTCGGAGGACCCTATGGTACGCAAGGTATACCTTGGACAAAACTTCGAATTAAGAAAATAACAAGGAAATTAGTTTAGAGGTTGCAAAAGAAAAAAAAATACCTACATTTGCACCACAATTAGCGGATGTGGCGTAATTGGTAGCCGCGCCAGACTTAGGATCTGGTACCGAAAGGTGTGTGGGTTCGAGTCCCTTCATCCGCACAAACTCCGAAGCAAACGCTTCGGAGTTTTTTTTTGCCACTATACAACTTGGGCATCCATCAAATAGGCCTTTCAAGGTAAATACAAGAGAAGGACTGATAAATCACAATATTCTCTCTATATTTTCATACATACCAGAACTTTTTTTATATATTGATCCTCTTCGACAGGGGTATTAAAACACAAATCTTCGTGGATTTTACTCCATATTAACTAGTTTTGTCACAGTAATCTAATCCTCATACTGCGTTGGCCGAATACAGCAATGCTGAACTTCTAAACGGTATCCTAGGGCAAAACTCGGATGCGCTTCGGCATCTATACAAAAAGTTTCTCCCGCTAGTTTCCACCATGATAAAAAACCTGCATGGGCATGAGAGCGACGCCAACGACATTTTCCAAGAAGCCATCATTATATACTACCGCAGAGCAAAGGCAGGAGAAATTGACAAGAGCATGCCGGTACTCCCCTACTTAATGTCTACGTGCAGGATAATTTGGATAAAGACCTCCCGCGATCGACAAAAGGAGAATGTCATAGAACTGGACGAACAAGAAATAATTGACGAGACCTCAATCTACGAAGCATACAGAGAAAACAAGCGAAAAGATCTTTTTTACAAACACTTCAAATTGCTCTCGAAGGATTGTCAGAATACGCTTAAGGCTTTCTTTGCTGGCCAGAGCTTCGCAGAGATGTCGACAAAGCTAAAAATATCCTCCGAAGATTTTGCCCGTCGAAGAAAGTATCTCTGCAAAGAATCTCTCGTAAAAAGTATTAAAAGCGATCACCTATTCAAAGAAATAACTGCCCTCGATGGAAACGAACCGTTTTAACCAAATTGACGATTACCTCCAAGACCGCCTCACCCACAAAGAAGCGAGAACGTTTGAGGAAGAAATGGCCACCAACAACGAGTTGAAAATTCAGGTGAAACTCTGCCGCGAATTGAAGGAAGCCATCCTCGAGGAAGATGTTGTCAATCTCAGGCGAAAACTTGAAAAGATAAGTAAAGAGAACCATCAAACAAAAGGGCTATTCACCCACATATCCGTGAAGATTGCCGCCTCTGTAGCAGTTTTTGTGGTGGCAACAATTCTTCTCTGGGCAAGTTACAGCAATCCAGAATACCTTTTCGAAAACTACTACTCTCGATATGAGACACCTGGTACAACCCGAGGCTCCCGTGCGAATAATGATCCAACTAAAATAATGGAACTTTATGGACAAGGCCAACTAAAAAAGACGATTCCGCTGTTAGAAACCTATACTCAAACCCACACCAATGACGCTGTAGCATTACTAATGCTCTCATCGGCATATCTTGAAAATGACATGGCGCTAAAAGCTGAAGAGATAGTAAAAATCATGATCAACCAAAATCAAGATGCGATTTACACCGAAACGGCACAATGGTACCTCTGCCTAGCCTATCTAAGTCAAGAAAAGTATAAAGAGGCATTTATTGAATCAAGCAAAATAGAAGCACAAGGTGGGAAGTATGCCGAAAGTGCCAAGAAGATCAACAAAAGACTGATAAAACACCTTGAATGAGGCAGCAAGTATTAGACTAAAGTAACCCTCGTTTTTCCAAACAAATTCCCCACGAAGAACTGCAATCCAATAATCAATATAACTAAAAAAGGTAATATTGCCTGCCAAAGCGGGACAAAAACTGGGTCGTCGGCACCAACCACTTGATAACCGGCCCAGAAGTAAGGATGCGATCGGAGTGGGTCGGACGATTCGAGAAATTCGAGTTGAGCTCTCCGCAAGGAGTAACTTTTAGAATACCCATCCTTTAACGCACGAGCAAAGTTTTTCACAACTGCCCCACCTGAAAAATCATCAACTAGCCATTGGGTAACTACCATTGCCGGGCATCCTGCATACTGAAACCCACGTGAGAGGCTCATCAACCCCTCTCCTTTAACTAATGACCCATCACCACTGCGACAAGCACTCAATATTGCTAGTCGCGCATTTAGCTTAAGTCCATACACCTCGTATGCGTTTAGGTAACTATCGTTAACTGAATCGCTGCTGTTAAAAAAGATAAGTTTGGAGAAGATGGGATTCTTCTCATCGACAAATGTATGCATAGCCAAATGCAAAATATCGTAATTACCTGCAAACCGTTTGAAACTGGTTTCTGAAGCATCCTTCCCCACAACCACATCACCACTCAAAATCTGACTTACCCATTTCACCTCATCCTCGGCCCCATAAAGTTCCGGAAGTTTTTCCCTATATGCAGCACGGCTGCTTAAACTACCTTCAAAAGAGCCCTTATAACTAGGAGCCACCGATAGCGAGGAAGCAAATACCTTTGGATATTGATATTCATTCCCCACAAATTCCTTGGAGGAGAGTGACACCAGCAAAGCATTGGACTTAATAAGATATGGCAAAGCATAATATCCCTTTGGCCGGATTGGCATTGCAGTAAGTAGTGCACAAAACGGAATGGAAGTTAGTTCGTTGTGGGGCGCGACAATTAACGTTTTTCCTTTAATTAACTCTCTAAAAGGCAGAAGCAGCTTCGAATAGAGATAAAAACTTGACGCAGCAAACCGATTAAGGCTTTCGGCATTTACACTTCCAAAATCAGTTGGAACTAACTCATTCTTGAAAGTCACTAAATTTCGATGGAATTCGGCATCCATCGCCTGCACTTTCCAATGGACACTACTGCAACATATTGCAAATGTATATAATACAGAATCATGGACTACATACTCTACATATACTTGATCTGTCTTAAGCTTTTTTTGAATCGATTTAATGGATACGGATGATGTATCAAAAACAGCAGCATAGTATTTCGGATAGTGCGTTTCTATTGATTTGAGAAAAAGGCGATACCGCTCCTGCTCACCAAAGAGATCAGCATCAATACTCTCCAAGTATTTCTTCGAAGGCGTTTTTTTCTTTTGCTCTTCGTATATCATTTCCGAAAGCACTCCAATTCGTTGGCGAATCATTTGCTCCTTGGCCTGCACTTCGGGTGGCACTCCGGCCATCGATAACCCATTTATCCGCCTTAGTGATTCGGAAAGTACCGCAGCTTTACCTTTTGAGGCATACCGAAATGCTACATCAACGTATGCATTATTCGTTTGTGCAAGTATCAAAGCAGCACCTACCGCTTTATTAAAAACCTCATTATAGCGCTCCGATAATCGCAACTTATCCTCTTCACCTAGCAGCCCAATTCGGGAATTCTCCACCAAGGCAATGGCTTCCTTGAAACATGCAAGTCCTTTCAGAGCATAATGAGAGGATTTAGTCTGGCTAAAAAGATTAAGATATGCATCACCCAAATTTTGATCAATATCAGCCGCAAGTGAACTCGAATAATAGAGCGATTGTAGAGCCAAAGTTTTGTGGAGGGAGACAGGCCTACGCAAGACAGACAAAGCTTTCTGATATCGTCCAATTGCTTCCGTATACTTTTTTTGATCGGAATTCACCTCCCCAATATTTGAGATTACCTGTGCGATATTACTGGGACTACTCCCAGTAAAGGACTTGAAAGATGCCAAAGATTTTTCTAAGTATCGTTCAGCATACTCCCATTTACGCAACTTTCGATACAAAAAACCGATATTATTATAGACATGGCTAGCATCTTCAAGGCTTAAGAATTCGCCTCGTTCAATGGATTTTTCGGCAAGTTTATAACAATGCATCGCCTGCTCGTAGTTGGTTCTCGACAGATAAGTATTGCCAAGTCCAGTATAAATGGCTGAGAGCATCTTAGGCATGCGCTTTTGCGCAAGAACTATGTTTCTTTTTGCAATGGAGATGGCATCATCATAATTACCGATTCCAGCAACAGTATTACTCAACTTAAAATTGGCAACCACCAACCGGGAATAATCAGGGTTTGGCTGAGCCGACAGAATGGCAATACCTTGTTTTGTGTAGTTTACAGCCTCCTGATATTCATGACGAACCAAGAAACAGTTACCCATCTCTACATACGCAATAGCAAGATCCGACAGGGCTGAGTTAAGGGGTTTGAGTAGTTGCACTGTGCTTGAATAATAGGCCAAAGCTGAATCGGTAAACCCCTGCTGTTGCATTATACTTCCAAGATTATAGTATCGAGCTCCAAGGATACTGCTATCCGGATTTTCTGTTGTTGAATACAACTTTATCGATTTCAGAAAGTATTCGCCAGCCTTTGTAAAATTACCAGCCGTACCATATTCGTAACCCATGTCGCTGTAAACTCGAGAAAGACTATCTGGATTTGGCTTAACGGCGCAATAGCATTTAGATTGAAG encodes:
- the lptB gene encoding LPS export ABC transporter ATP-binding protein, translating into MKLYTQNLVKRYHSRTVVNGVSVEVNQGEIVGLLGPNGAGKTTTFYMTVGLIKPNEGKIFLDDLDITNDPVYKRAQRGIGYLAQEPSVFRKMSVEDNIRSVLEMSDMSKVDQHEKVESLLEEFGLQKIRKSLGIQLSGGERRRTEIARALAIDPKFILLDEPFAGVDPIAVEDIQTIVAKLKSKNIGILITDHNVHETLSITDRAYLLFEGKILCSGSAQELSEDPMVRKVYLGQNFELRK
- a CDS encoding RNA polymerase sigma factor, producing the protein MAEYSNAELLNGILGQNSDALRHLYKKFLPLVSTMIKNLHGHESDANDIFQEAIIIYYRRAKAGEIDKSMPVLPYLMSTCRIIWIKTSRDRQKENVIELDEQEIIDETSIYEAYRENKRKDLFYKHFKLLSKDCQNTLKAFFAGQSFAEMSTKLKISSEDFARRRKYLCKESLVKSIKSDHLFKEITALDGNEPF
- a CDS encoding CHAT domain-containing protein → MRCHLFGPLSSVVIIAFVFTASLQSKCYCAVKPNPDSLSRVYSDMGYEYGTAGNFTKAGEYFLKSIKLYSTTENPDSSILGARYYNLGSIMQQQGFTDSALAYYSSTVQLLKPLNSALSDLAIAYVEMGNCFLVRHEYQEAVNYTKQGIAILSAQPNPDYSRLVVANFKLSNTVAGIGNYDDAISIAKRNIVLAQKRMPKMLSAIYTGLGNTYLSRTNYEQAMHCYKLAEKSIERGEFLSLEDASHVYNNIGFLYRKLRKWEYAERYLEKSLASFKSFTGSSPSNIAQVISNIGEVNSDQKKYTEAIGRYQKALSVLRRPVSLHKTLALQSLYYSSSLAADIDQNLGDAYLNLFSQTKSSHYALKGLACFKEAIALVENSRIGLLGEEDKLRLSERYNEVFNKAVGAALILAQTNNAYVDVAFRYASKGKAAVLSESLRRINGLSMAGVPPEVQAKEQMIRQRIGVLSEMIYEEQKKKTPSKKYLESIDADLFGEQERYRLFLKSIETHYPKYYAAVFDTSSVSIKSIQKKLKTDQVYVEYVVHDSVLYTFAICCSSVHWKVQAMDAEFHRNLVTFKNELVPTDFGSVNAESLNRFAASSFYLYSKLLLPFRELIKGKTLIVAPHNELTSIPFCALLTAMPIRPKGYYALPYLIKSNALLVSLSSKEFVGNEYQYPKVFASSLSVAPSYKGSFEGSLSSRAAYREKLPELYGAEDEVKWVSQILSGDVVVGKDASETSFKRFAGNYDILHLAMHTFVDEKNPIFSKLIFFNSSDSVNDSYLNAYEVYGLKLNARLAILSACRSGDGSLVKGEGLMSLSRGFQYAGCPAMVVTQWLVDDFSGGAVVKNFARALKDGYSKSYSLRRAQLEFLESSDPLRSHPYFWAGYQVVGADDPVFVPLWQAILPFLVILIIGLQFFVGNLFGKTRVTLV